In the Shewanella sp. OMA3-2 genome, one interval contains:
- a CDS encoding ion channel protein Tsx: protein MNKNWLALALLAAQPAIADDMLQWWDFSATALYGDNYDLAPSETQTTITVETAGAWKYGDWFAFQDFTHFHDANGQQRTNYGEISPRFSYGKISGNKINLGPIKDVSLALTLEEGRGPVTSFLYGVGLDFDIAYFSYFQLNTYRRNAMSNGNNSDGWQFTPVFRIDFPVGNSNIVVDGFIDWIFVADKGGYQENFHFNPQIKYDLGAILFGQHKKNKLLVGFEYDYWQNKYGVEGIDQNTYSVITKYHF from the coding sequence ATGAATAAAAACTGGCTCGCTTTAGCCCTACTAGCCGCTCAACCAGCTATTGCTGATGACATGTTGCAATGGTGGGATTTTAGTGCAACTGCACTTTATGGTGACAACTATGATTTAGCACCATCAGAGACCCAAACAACTATCACAGTTGAAACCGCGGGCGCATGGAAATACGGCGATTGGTTTGCCTTTCAAGATTTTACCCATTTTCATGACGCTAATGGTCAGCAGAGAACAAACTATGGTGAAATCTCTCCTCGCTTTAGTTATGGAAAAATTTCAGGGAATAAGATTAATCTTGGCCCAATCAAAGATGTATCGTTGGCACTGACATTAGAGGAAGGCAGAGGTCCGGTAACCAGTTTTCTTTACGGTGTCGGGCTTGACTTTGATATTGCTTATTTTAGCTATTTTCAACTAAACACCTACCGTCGTAATGCCATGAGCAATGGTAATAACAGCGATGGCTGGCAATTCACACCTGTGTTTAGAATTGATTTCCCTGTCGGCAATTCCAATATTGTAGTCGATGGTTTTATTGACTGGATTTTTGTTGCTGATAAAGGCGGCTATCAAGAAAATTTCCATTTCAATCCACAAATAAAATATGATTTAGGAGCAATTTTATTCGGCCAACATAAAAAGAATAAACTCTTAGTCGGTTTTGAATATGACTATTGGCAGAATAAATACGGCGTAGAAGGGATTGACCAAAATACCTACTCTGTTATTACTAAATATCACTTCTAA
- a CDS encoding NfeD family protein: protein MTFSDPISIWVILGIVLMLAEIIIPGGIVILLGTACLLVALALAVGMVEGISQSLTLWFIASMVMLLSFRHVTQKLVGGDSHVDNTDEELDLYNQIAIVKEPIGPGQQTGRVSCLGSDWTALGDGTEIQSGTKVRIICRDNIALVVEPLVE from the coding sequence ATGACTTTTAGTGACCCAATTTCAATATGGGTAATACTGGGCATCGTGTTGATGCTAGCGGAAATTATTATTCCAGGCGGTATAGTAATCTTGCTGGGTACCGCATGCTTGTTAGTTGCTTTGGCACTTGCTGTTGGTATGGTTGAAGGTATTAGCCAAAGTTTAACCCTGTGGTTTATTGCCTCAATGGTAATGTTACTCAGTTTCCGCCATGTCACCCAAAAACTTGTCGGTGGTGACTCACATGTTGATAACACAGATGAAGAATTAGATTTGTACAATCAGATTGCGATTGTCAAGGAGCCGATTGGCCCTGGTCAGCAAACTGGCCGAGTGAGTTGTTTAGGATCAGATTGGACTGCACTTGGTGATGGTACTGAGATACAATCAGGCACTAAAGTTAGAATTATATGTCGGGATAACATTGCGTTAGTGGTTGAGCCTTTGGTGGAGTAG
- the ubiA gene encoding 4-hydroxybenzoate octaprenyltransferase yields the protein MRIDRPIGTLLLLWPCLMALLLAAKGMPDIKVLVIFIAGVIIMRACGCIINDFADRKLDAHVERTQSRPLVSGEISVKEALTLFTILGLVAFSLVLLLNTLVVQLSVVGIILTVMYPFMKRVTNMPQMFLGIVWSWSIPMAYAAQLGTVPVEAWWLFMANWCWTVAYDTMYAMVDRDDDLKVGIKSTAILFGRYDRQWIGLFQLAALGCFIMAGLLAERGLVYALGIIAFIGFSCYQQWMIYRRERAACFKAFLNNNWAGLVLFLTLSADYLI from the coding sequence ATGCGCATTGACCGACCTATAGGAACCTTGCTGTTATTATGGCCGTGCTTGATGGCGCTGTTACTGGCCGCAAAGGGAATGCCAGATATTAAAGTGCTGGTTATCTTTATTGCTGGGGTGATTATTATGCGTGCGTGTGGCTGCATTATTAATGATTTTGCCGACCGCAAGTTAGATGCTCACGTGGAAAGGACTCAAAGCCGGCCACTGGTTTCAGGTGAGATTAGTGTAAAAGAAGCACTGACCTTATTTACTATTTTAGGCTTAGTGGCTTTTTCATTGGTGCTTTTGTTAAATACCTTAGTGGTGCAGCTGTCGGTTGTAGGTATCATTTTAACGGTTATGTACCCGTTTATGAAACGGGTCACTAACATGCCACAAATGTTCTTAGGCATTGTGTGGAGCTGGTCTATTCCTATGGCCTATGCGGCCCAGTTAGGCACTGTGCCTGTTGAAGCATGGTGGCTATTTATGGCCAATTGGTGCTGGACAGTGGCTTACGACACCATGTATGCCATGGTCGATAGGGATGATGATTTAAAAGTAGGCATTAAATCTACCGCCATTTTATTTGGCCGATATGACAGACAGTGGATTGGCTTGTTTCAGCTAGCCGCGCTGGGGTGTTTTATTATGGCGGGGTTATTAGCTGAACGTGGCTTAGTATATGCACTAGGCATTATCGCTTTTATCGGCTTCAGTTGTTATCAGCAATGGATGATTTATAGGCGGGAACGTGCAGCGTGTTTTAAAGCGTTTTTAAATAATAATTGGGCTGGCTTGGTATTGTTTTTAACCTTAAGTGCCGATTATTTGATTTAG
- the fre gene encoding NAD(P)H-flavin reductase codes for MKTIRCQIKKITPFNDAVFQVVLKPDTAFDFKAGQYLSVVMGEKDKRPFSIASAPNADEIELHIGAAVSESYPMQVVERLKNSTHIDIEAPAGDAYFRQESTRPRVLIAGGTGFSYIKSIIEHQIAIGEKVHTQFYWGCRTEDAMYYQDIARQWHQAHDWLEFIPVIEQANADWTGKQANLLEQIKQDFISLNGYDVYIAGRFDMVGAAREIFRAQGIEEAHLYGDAFAFIK; via the coding sequence ATGAAAACCATTCGTTGTCAGATTAAAAAAATCACCCCGTTTAATGACGCTGTGTTCCAGGTCGTGCTTAAACCTGATACCGCTTTTGATTTTAAAGCGGGCCAGTACCTCAGTGTTGTTATGGGTGAAAAAGACAAACGTCCTTTTTCTATTGCATCTGCGCCTAATGCTGACGAAATTGAATTACATATCGGTGCAGCAGTTAGCGAAAGCTACCCAATGCAAGTAGTAGAACGTTTAAAAAACTCTACACATATTGATATTGAAGCCCCAGCTGGTGATGCCTATTTTCGTCAAGAGAGTACCCGTCCGCGTGTGTTAATTGCTGGCGGCACAGGTTTTTCATATATAAAAAGTATTATTGAGCACCAAATTGCTATCGGCGAAAAAGTGCATACCCAGTTTTATTGGGGATGTCGCACCGAAGATGCTATGTATTATCAAGATATAGCACGTCAATGGCACCAAGCCCATGACTGGTTAGAGTTTATACCTGTTATTGAACAGGCCAATGCGGACTGGACTGGTAAACAAGCCAATTTACTCGAACAAATTAAGCAGGACTTTATCAGCCTTAATGGTTATGACGTCTATATTGCTGGACGCTTCGATATGGTCGGTGCTGCACGTGAAATATTTCGAGCCCAAGGTATTGAAGAAGCCCATCTTTATGGTGATGCTTTTGCATTCATAAAGTAG
- a CDS encoding type III PLP-dependent enzyme, whose protein sequence is MSQFQSIDIADYYEKDTFARIKEFAKDKPTPFVVIDTQIVAKQFDDMVNSFPFAKVYYAVKANPAKEILTLLRDRGSSFDIASIYELEMVTSIGVSPDRISYGNTIKKRVDVRSFYEQGIRMFASDSEADLRMIAEEAPGAKVYVRILTEGTHTADWPLSRKFGCQNEMAYDLLVLAKELGLQPHGISFHVGSQQRDIGAWDSAIGKVKSIYDRLREEHGIVLKMINLGGGFPANYIDKTNELATYAQQIKHFLHEDFGDDLPEIILEPGRSLLSNAGVLVSEIVLISRKSTTALERWVFTDVGKFSGLIETTDEAIKFPIYTDRTGKLDKCVIAGPTCDSADIMYEHYSYGLPVDLAIGDRMYWLTAGAYTTTYSAVSFNGFPPLKDYYL, encoded by the coding sequence ATGAGCCAATTTCAATCTATTGATATCGCTGATTATTATGAAAAAGATACTTTCGCCCGTATTAAAGAATTTGCGAAAGATAAGCCGACACCCTTTGTCGTCATAGATACTCAGATCGTTGCTAAACAATTTGATGACATGGTCAACAGTTTTCCTTTTGCCAAAGTATATTATGCGGTGAAGGCTAACCCTGCAAAAGAAATTTTAACCTTGTTGCGTGACAGGGGATCAAGTTTCGATATCGCTTCTATTTATGAATTAGAAATGGTGACATCAATAGGTGTCAGCCCTGACCGTATAAGTTACGGCAACACCATTAAGAAACGTGTTGATGTACGATCTTTTTATGAGCAAGGAATTCGTATGTTTGCTTCTGACTCAGAAGCTGACTTACGCATGATTGCTGAAGAAGCACCAGGTGCAAAAGTGTATGTTCGTATTCTTACGGAAGGAACTCACACAGCAGATTGGCCTTTATCTCGTAAGTTTGGTTGTCAAAATGAAATGGCCTATGACTTATTGGTATTAGCCAAAGAGCTAGGCCTACAGCCCCACGGTATTTCTTTCCACGTTGGTTCTCAGCAACGCGATATTGGCGCATGGGATTCAGCGATTGGTAAAGTGAAGAGCATTTACGATCGTTTGCGTGAAGAGCACGGTATTGTGCTGAAAATGATCAACTTGGGCGGTGGTTTTCCAGCTAATTACATAGACAAAACTAACGAGTTAGCGACATATGCTCAGCAAATTAAGCATTTTTTGCATGAAGATTTTGGTGATGACTTACCCGAAATTATTCTTGAGCCAGGTCGTTCGCTGTTATCTAATGCTGGTGTATTGGTTTCAGAAATCGTGTTGATTTCACGTAAATCAACGACTGCACTTGAACGTTGGGTGTTCACTGATGTGGGTAAGTTTTCAGGTTTGATTGAAACCACTGACGAAGCGATTAAATTCCCTATCTATACCGATCGTACCGGTAAGTTAGATAAATGCGTTATTGCCGGACCAACATGTGACAGTGCTGATATTATGTATGAACATTACAGCTATGGTTTACCTGTTGATTTAGCGATTGGCGATCGCATGTACTGGTTAACTGCGGGTGCTTACACTACAACCTATTCAGCAGTCTCTTTTAATGGTTTCCCACCACTTAAAGATTACTATTTATAA
- a CDS encoding LysR family transcriptional regulator, translating to MNINDLELFILVAEQGSFAKAAESLNTRRALVSRRIAELEKQLGAPLFTRTTRVMTLTSSGELYLEQVAPLLKQLKNASFIFKNRYNEIQGRVRIGLLPFVDKMLDKKIASFVHAYPQVQLDIMVVSGGYKDIHRLDLDMVIDVNPQHDNQFISQALLSFERKIYASPSYLEKSSVIETIDDLQYQSLLGFRSTNGLVEDKWTFQQTSIEANHKVICSDYNSLYNLCLGGAGITLLPQTIANEAIDSKQLVNVLPDLSAGLTDLTLIYPQDAHLSNAAKAFVEHLSRPLKS from the coding sequence TTGAACATCAATGATTTAGAGCTATTTATTTTGGTAGCTGAACAAGGCAGTTTTGCTAAAGCTGCGGAATCATTGAATACCCGCCGTGCCTTAGTCAGTCGCCGTATTGCTGAATTAGAAAAACAACTTGGCGCACCTTTATTCACCCGCACAACTCGCGTGATGACGCTCACATCCTCCGGTGAATTATATTTAGAGCAAGTTGCCCCATTACTTAAACAATTAAAAAATGCCTCGTTTATTTTCAAAAATCGCTACAACGAAATACAAGGGCGTGTTCGCATCGGCTTACTGCCTTTTGTCGATAAAATGTTAGATAAAAAAATCGCCAGCTTTGTGCACGCCTATCCACAAGTACAATTAGATATCATGGTGGTTTCAGGCGGTTATAAAGATATACATAGATTAGATTTAGATATGGTTATTGATGTCAATCCACAACATGATAACCAGTTTATTAGTCAGGCATTACTCAGTTTTGAACGCAAGATTTATGCAAGCCCGAGTTACCTTGAAAAATCATCAGTAATAGAGACTATTGATGATTTACAATATCAATCCTTGCTTGGGTTTAGAAGCACCAATGGCTTAGTTGAAGATAAATGGACGTTTCAGCAAACCTCCATTGAGGCTAACCACAAAGTGATTTGCAGTGATTACAATTCTTTATATAATTTATGCTTAGGCGGCGCGGGGATAACTCTGTTACCGCAAACTATTGCTAATGAAGCCATAGACAGTAAGCAACTAGTAAATGTGTTACCTGACTTAAGCGCTGGCTTGACTGATCTGACATTAATTTACCCCCAGGACGCCCACTTATCTAATGCCGCTAAAGCATTTGTAGAACACCTGAGTCGCCCGCTAAAAAGCTGA
- a CDS encoding nucleoside triphosphate pyrophosphohydrolase family protein translates to MQLSQLTQPIFDHLYHDIFEFRSTFDLPVADESSLDSKADTLHTSLIIEELTELAEADCKVEQADAIVDSVYVLMGRLVHLGAAQVSDRLEISYLIDLLLNVAKNRQIDFIKCWDEVHSSNMSKVCRNQQELDETIAHYAKQGVEIVGSQKGDFLIAKCAKDVEMAGKTVRQGKVLKSVYYRPADLTLLVQG, encoded by the coding sequence ATGCAATTAAGTCAGTTAACTCAGCCCATTTTTGATCACCTTTACCATGATATTTTTGAATTTCGCAGCACATTTGACCTTCCGGTTGCCGACGAATCAAGTTTAGACAGTAAAGCAGATACCCTTCACACCTCGCTTATTATTGAAGAGTTAACTGAGCTAGCTGAGGCAGACTGTAAAGTTGAGCAGGCTGATGCCATTGTCGACTCTGTATATGTGTTAATGGGGCGTTTAGTGCACTTAGGTGCGGCTCAGGTAAGTGATCGTTTAGAAATTAGCTATCTGATTGATCTATTGTTAAATGTGGCTAAAAACCGTCAAATAGATTTTATTAAATGCTGGGATGAAGTGCACTCAAGTAATATGAGTAAAGTGTGTCGCAACCAGCAAGAACTTGATGAAACGATTGCCCATTATGCCAAACAAGGCGTAGAGATTGTGGGCAGTCAAAAAGGTGATTTTTTAATTGCTAAGTGCGCTAAAGATGTCGAAATGGCAGGAAAAACAGTTCGCCAAGGCAAGGTACTTAAATCAGTTTATTATCGCCCTGCCGATTTAACCTTGTTAGTGCAAGGCTAA
- a CDS encoding NADH:flavin oxidoreductase: MNRFSSLSVANSSLSHHVLKNRLVVAPMASQTATLEGMVTENTLKHYANLAQSQAGLVMVEYSFVDVSGKSEPNQLGVHDDACIEGIKAIAELIHQAGAKAGLQLTHCGGKAQLDVCPQLMAPSGITVPALDRVLPTPRAMTLNDINTWKRHFIEAAIRVEKAGFDYVELHCAHGYGLNQFLSPVTNQRDDQYGGCQHNRARLIIEIIEQIKQQTQLAIMIRVPGQDLYPHGLTQAQIVESCGYFIDAGVVILDISSGIGGWNRPKERRGEGYLVEESAYLKQAGLNACIIGVGGIETGEYIDHAIQHSWFDLAAVGRAILKGPQTFAEQVMNQAID, encoded by the coding sequence ATGAATCGTTTTTCCTCTTTATCGGTAGCAAACTCTTCCCTTAGTCATCACGTTTTAAAAAACCGCTTAGTTGTCGCGCCTATGGCTTCACAAACTGCTACCCTTGAGGGAATGGTTACTGAAAATACTCTGAAACATTATGCCAATCTTGCTCAATCTCAAGCCGGTTTGGTGATGGTTGAATATAGTTTTGTTGATGTGTCAGGCAAAAGCGAGCCTAATCAGTTGGGCGTGCATGATGATGCTTGTATTGAGGGTATAAAGGCTATTGCTGAGCTGATTCATCAAGCTGGCGCTAAAGCAGGCTTACAATTGACCCATTGTGGTGGTAAAGCACAACTTGATGTTTGCCCTCAATTAATGGCGCCATCGGGTATTACAGTGCCGGCACTTGACCGTGTGTTACCCACCCCTAGGGCAATGACCTTAAATGATATTAATACTTGGAAAAGACACTTTATTGAAGCGGCAATCAGAGTGGAGAAAGCCGGTTTTGATTACGTTGAGCTGCATTGTGCTCATGGCTATGGTTTAAATCAGTTCCTTTCGCCAGTCACTAATCAACGTGATGATCAATACGGTGGTTGTCAGCATAATCGTGCCAGACTGATTATTGAGATTATCGAGCAGATTAAGCAGCAGACTCAGCTAGCGATAATGATAAGAGTACCAGGACAAGATTTATATCCACACGGACTAACCCAAGCACAAATTGTTGAATCCTGTGGCTACTTTATTGATGCTGGAGTGGTTATTTTAGATATATCGTCGGGAATTGGTGGCTGGAACCGTCCCAAAGAACGTCGAGGTGAAGGCTACTTAGTCGAAGAGTCTGCTTATTTAAAACAAGCGGGGCTAAATGCCTGCATTATAGGTGTTGGCGGTATAGAAACAGGTGAATACATCGATCACGCTATCCAACATAGTTGGTTTGATTTAGCTGCGGTAGGCAGGGCTATTCTAAAAGGACCACAAACATTTGCAGAGCAAGTGATGAATCAAGCGATAGATTGA
- a CDS encoding methyl-accepting chemotaxis protein, whose translation MRNKPIINKEVELRTGDELVSITDTRGIVTYANATFIRISGFSENELVNHNHNLVRHPDMPAEAFKELWSKLKAGESWRGIVKNRCKDGSYYWVDAFVSPLFENGKVIGYQSVRIKAKPEYIARATSLYAKIKQGKKLSSPMSFSHKKMAAAIILIVTVIAMAVVINTGTALFTLALSILMASLFKEELFTIPAKIQQLQQQYDSVSRLVFCGNSNSTVLDFQLILNQAKMQGVLGRAQDQGNNLDQIANELVASSKQANRSIEQQQHQISHIATAIEEMNATVSDMAQHALSTSHHAEQAQIVCVDNRQTMQHNKKQIELLSQSVSEAAENSHLLTKEAEKVSNAMLEINGIAEQTNLLALNAAIEAARAGEQGRGFAVVADEVRALSSRTQLSTNTISKSIQSMHTMLHDWSVQMQNSKQQAEVCANEMGQVTEKFDQVYQRMSEINQFTQQSAVATEQQKNVTVEMTHNIHQISQLSQSNVDNLNVIGSAAINIQHHAEKAKGLRNTFG comes from the coding sequence ATGCGAAATAAGCCCATTATCAATAAGGAAGTTGAACTAAGAACGGGCGATGAGTTGGTTTCAATAACCGATACTCGCGGTATTGTTACCTATGCAAACGCCACTTTCATTCGAATATCGGGTTTTAGTGAAAATGAGCTTGTTAACCATAACCATAATCTCGTGCGTCATCCCGACATGCCTGCAGAAGCATTTAAAGAACTCTGGAGCAAATTGAAAGCGGGTGAGTCTTGGCGTGGTATCGTTAAAAACCGTTGTAAGGACGGCAGTTATTATTGGGTTGATGCTTTTGTATCCCCTCTATTCGAAAATGGTAAAGTCATTGGTTATCAATCTGTTCGAATAAAAGCAAAACCTGAATATATTGCTAGGGCCACTAGCTTATATGCCAAAATCAAACAGGGTAAAAAGCTTTCTTCACCCATGAGTTTTAGCCATAAAAAAATGGCCGCGGCTATCATACTCATAGTAACGGTTATCGCGATGGCTGTTGTTATTAATACTGGCACCGCACTATTCACCCTTGCATTATCCATTTTAATGGCCAGTCTTTTTAAAGAGGAACTGTTTACTATTCCCGCAAAAATACAGCAATTACAACAACAATATGATTCTGTTAGTCGATTAGTCTTTTGTGGTAATAGCAACAGCACAGTATTAGATTTTCAGCTGATCCTTAATCAAGCAAAAATGCAGGGTGTATTAGGACGTGCACAAGATCAAGGCAATAATCTTGATCAAATAGCCAATGAACTGGTTGCTTCATCTAAGCAAGCAAATCGAAGTATTGAGCAACAACAGCATCAGATTAGTCATATTGCTACCGCGATAGAAGAAATGAACGCCACAGTGTCAGATATGGCACAACACGCCTTATCCACATCACATCATGCCGAACAAGCCCAGATAGTATGTGTAGATAATCGTCAAACAATGCAACACAATAAAAAACAAATTGAACTGCTTAGCCAGTCGGTGAGCGAGGCGGCTGAAAACTCGCATTTATTGACCAAAGAAGCGGAAAAAGTGTCTAATGCAATGCTTGAGATTAATGGCATTGCTGAGCAAACTAATTTACTGGCGCTCAATGCCGCCATTGAAGCCGCCAGAGCCGGTGAGCAAGGTCGAGGTTTTGCGGTTGTTGCAGATGAAGTTCGCGCATTATCTAGCCGAACGCAGCTTTCTACCAATACTATCTCTAAAAGTATTCAGTCAATGCATACCATGCTACATGACTGGTCTGTTCAAATGCAAAACAGTAAGCAACAAGCCGAAGTTTGTGCAAATGAAATGGGTCAAGTGACTGAAAAATTTGATCAAGTATATCAACGCATGAGTGAAATAAATCAGTTTACCCAGCAAAGTGCGGTGGCAACAGAGCAACAAAAAAATGTAACCGTTGAAATGACCCATAATATTCATCAAATAAGTCAGCTTAGCCAAAGTAATGTTGATAATTTAAATGTGATAGGATCGGCGGCAATCAACATTCAGCATCATGCTGAAAAGGCCAAAGGCTTACGTAATACATTTGGGTAA
- a CDS encoding SPFH domain-containing protein, which translates to MFTFTIIFLFIMFILFKLMLIVPMREVHVIERLGKFRTVLQPGFHFLVPFVDRVAYRHDTREEVLDVPPQSCISKDNTQLEVDGLVYLKVMDGKLASYGIENYRKAAVNLAQTTMRSEIGKLTLSQTFSERDSLNESIVREIDKASDPWGIKVLRYEIKNITPSHHVIHTLEKQMEAERRKRAEITLANAEKAAMINMSQGERQEAINLSEGQKQKRINEAIGTGQEISIIANAKADGMEMICKALTVNGGNDAMNMLLKEQFIGQVGKILSEAQVSVVPAEMAKLEGFFEGMEQVTHAVSGSQSLNTKSAAKGAR; encoded by the coding sequence ATGTTCACGTTTACCATAATATTTTTGTTCATCATGTTTATTTTATTTAAACTGATGTTGATAGTACCTATGCGCGAAGTGCATGTGATTGAGCGTTTAGGTAAGTTCCGCACTGTATTACAACCAGGTTTTCATTTTTTAGTCCCCTTTGTTGACCGAGTCGCCTACCGACATGATACCCGTGAGGAAGTACTTGATGTCCCTCCGCAAAGTTGTATTTCAAAAGATAACACTCAGTTAGAAGTTGATGGTTTAGTTTACTTAAAAGTCATGGACGGCAAACTGGCCAGTTACGGTATTGAAAACTATCGTAAAGCTGCGGTAAATCTTGCCCAAACCACCATGCGTTCTGAAATTGGTAAATTGACCTTGTCACAAACGTTTTCCGAGCGTGATAGCTTAAATGAATCAATTGTACGTGAAATCGATAAAGCGTCTGATCCCTGGGGCATTAAAGTGTTGCGCTATGAGATTAAAAATATTACTCCATCGCACCATGTAATCCATACGCTTGAAAAGCAAATGGAAGCCGAGCGCCGTAAACGTGCCGAAATTACCTTAGCTAATGCTGAAAAAGCCGCGATGATTAATATGTCTCAAGGTGAGCGCCAAGAAGCAATTAATTTATCTGAAGGTCAAAAACAAAAACGAATTAACGAAGCGATTGGTACCGGGCAAGAAATATCCATTATTGCCAATGCAAAAGCGGATGGCATGGAAATGATTTGTAAAGCATTAACCGTTAATGGCGGTAATGATGCGATGAACATGCTACTGAAAGAGCAGTTTATTGGCCAAGTTGGTAAGATTTTATCTGAAGCCCAAGTGTCAGTGGTGCCAGCCGAAATGGCAAAACTGGAAGGCTTTTTTGAAGGTATGGAACAGGTTACTCATGCGGTATCGGGTTCACAGTCACTGAATACTAAATCAGCAGCAAAAGGAGCGCGCTAA
- the udp gene encoding uridine phosphorylase: MSDVFHLGLTKKMLDGATLAIVPGDPERVKRIAELMDGATFLASHREYTSYLAYIDGKPVVVCSTGIGGPSTSIAVEELAQLGVTTFLRVGTTGAIQPHVNVGDVIVTQASVRLDGASLHFAPLEFPAASNFDCTTAMVAACRDAGVEPHVGITASSDTFYPGQERYDTVSGRITQRYVGSMKEWQSMGVLNYEMESATLFTMCATQGWRAACVAGVIVNRTQQEIPNEATMKKTEVSAISIVVAAARKLL; this comes from the coding sequence ATGTCTGACGTATTTCACTTAGGTTTAACCAAAAAAATGTTAGATGGCGCCACATTGGCAATCGTGCCAGGCGATCCAGAACGTGTTAAGCGTATTGCCGAATTAATGGATGGTGCTACTTTTCTTGCCAGTCATCGCGAATATACAAGCTATTTAGCCTATATCGATGGTAAACCTGTGGTTGTTTGTTCAACCGGTATTGGTGGCCCTTCAACATCTATCGCGGTTGAAGAGTTAGCACAATTAGGCGTTACCACATTCTTACGTGTAGGGACTACTGGCGCAATTCAACCGCATGTCAATGTTGGCGATGTTATTGTCACGCAAGCATCTGTGCGCTTAGACGGCGCAAGTTTACATTTTGCACCACTTGAATTTCCAGCAGCATCAAACTTTGACTGTACTACAGCAATGGTTGCCGCTTGCCGTGATGCCGGTGTTGAGCCACATGTTGGCATTACAGCATCATCTGATACTTTTTATCCAGGACAAGAGCGCTACGATACTGTGTCGGGCCGTATTACTCAGCGTTATGTCGGCTCAATGAAAGAATGGCAATCTATGGGGGTGTTGAACTACGAAATGGAATCAGCCACATTATTTACTATGTGTGCAACCCAAGGTTGGCGTGCAGCCTGTGTTGCCGGTGTAATTGTAAACCGCACTCAGCAGGAAATACCTAATGAAGCGACGATGAAGAAAACAGAAGTGAGTGCAATATCTATTGTGGTTGCCGCAGCGAGAAAGTTACTTTAG
- a CDS encoding SPFH domain-containing protein — MILNGIDPDIAVMAIWGIIFVIFVMKLFQSIRLVPTKSACIVERLGKYHCTLDAGFHALVPFIDKVAYVHDLKEETIDVPPQECFSSDEVNVEVDGVIYISVTDPVKASYGITDYRYAAIQLAQTTTRSVIGTLDLDRTFEERDLISAKVVQVLDEAGAIWGIRVHRYEIKNITPPETVKNAMEMQVNAERERRALLAKSEGDKQSKINRSEGVMAETINRSEGEMQRRINEAEGKAQEILTLAKATSESIERLAQVISSEGGQSALRMQLGEQYMKQLDGLTKTDTRIVLPGNLVNFEYWMDTIGLKDDKK; from the coding sequence ATGATCTTAAATGGAATTGATCCCGATATTGCAGTGATGGCTATTTGGGGCATTATTTTTGTTATCTTCGTAATGAAGTTATTTCAATCTATTCGTTTAGTACCGACTAAGTCAGCTTGTATTGTAGAGCGTTTAGGTAAGTATCATTGTACTTTAGATGCAGGCTTTCACGCGCTAGTGCCATTTATTGATAAAGTGGCTTACGTACACGACTTGAAAGAAGAAACAATTGATGTGCCACCTCAGGAATGTTTTTCTAGCGATGAAGTGAATGTTGAAGTCGATGGGGTGATTTATATTTCTGTGACTGACCCTGTCAAAGCCAGTTACGGTATTACCGACTACCGTTATGCCGCGATTCAACTGGCGCAAACCACTACTCGTTCAGTGATTGGCACTTTAGATTTAGACCGTACGTTTGAAGAGCGTGATTTAATTTCCGCCAAAGTGGTACAAGTATTAGATGAAGCGGGCGCTATTTGGGGCATACGGGTACATCGATATGAAATTAAAAATATTACCCCACCGGAAACCGTGAAAAATGCCATGGAAATGCAAGTTAATGCTGAGCGTGAGCGCCGTGCATTATTAGCAAAAAGTGAAGGTGATAAGCAAAGTAAAATTAACCGTTCTGAAGGTGTGATGGCTGAAACCATTAACCGCTCAGAAGGTGAAATGCAGCGCCGCATCAATGAAGCCGAAGGTAAAGCCCAAGAGATCTTAACGTTAGCTAAAGCCACGTCTGAGTCAATTGAGCGCCTTGCACAAGTGATTTCTTCAGAAGGCGGTCAAAGTGCATTGCGGATGCAGCTAGGTGAGCAATACATGAAGCAGTTAGATGGGCTAACCAAGACTGATACTCGTATCGTATTACCAGGTAACTTAGTCAACTTTGAGTACTGGATGGACACGATAGGTTTGAAAGACGATAAGAAATGA